In one window of Hevea brasiliensis isolate MT/VB/25A 57/8 chromosome 10, ASM3005281v1, whole genome shotgun sequence DNA:
- the LOC110657299 gene encoding dof zinc finger protein DOF5.7-like, translating to MMSANNIQGKQATREENQGSCNRKTTATRPQEQASKCPRCDSPNTKFCYYNNYSLTQPRHFCKNCRRYWTKGGALRNVPIGGGCRKNKKVKASSRFSCDSKDSSGSSEIGRFKFFHGLAPAMDFNLGGLSFPRLNPSPSGLYNQFSSFGDISATSAAAISVTSPCFSLDPTGSSAGSLVGFNYPISSLATGFSGAIQDMAGGSMNVHTGLASSIESLSSINQDLHWKLQQQRLAMLLGGEDQKDSSVSSVPIQSQTQKPQPILFQNLEISKPEVSGIGNLRREGGNGGDSATDWFFRNSFGQVTPTPDYGSGNGSNNAAAGNWNGIQAWGDLHQCNGLP from the coding sequence ATGATGTCCGCGAATAATATTCAGGGAAAGCAAGCCACCAGAGAAGAAAACCAAGGCTCCTGTAACCGGAAAACAACAGCAACAAGGCCACAAGAGCAGGCGTCCAAGTGTCCAAGATGCGACTCGCCCAACACAAAATTCTGCTACTACAACAATTATAGTCTAACACAGCCCAGGCATTTTTGCAAGAATTGTAGAAGGTACTGGACTAAAGGAGGAGCCCTACGCAACGTTCCCATCGGCGGTGGCTGCAGGAAAAATAAGAAGGTGAAGGCATCTTCAAGGTTTTCTTGTGACTCCAAGGACTCCAGCGGGTCCTCAGAGATCGGTAGATTCAAGTTCTTTCATGGTCTCGCTCCAGCCATGGATTTTAATCTTGGTGGGTTATCATTTCCTAGGCTAAACCCATCACCGAGTGGCCTGTATAATCAGTTCTCTTCATTTGGGGATATTTCTGCCACCTCCGCAGCTGCTATTAGTGTTACCAGTCCATGTTTCAGCCTTGATCCGACTGGAAGCTCAGCTGGTTCATTGGTGGGATTCAACTATCCAATTTCTTCTCTTGCAACTGGGTTTAGCGGTGCAATTCAGGATATGGCTGGTGGTTCGATGAATGTTCACACTGGTCTTGCATCGTCAATTGAGTCTTTGAGTTCTATAAACCAAGATTTGCACTGGAAGTTGCAGCAGCAGAGATTGGCTATGCTTTTGGGGGGAGAAGATCAGAAAGACAGCAGTGTTTCTTCAGTTCCAATCCAAAGCCAGACACAGAAGCCTCAACCCATTTTGTTTCAAAATCTTGAAATTTCAAAACCAGAAGTAAGTGGTATTGGCAATTTAAGAAGAGAAGGTGGAAATGGGGGTGATTCAGCAACAGACTGGTTCTTTAGAAATTCTTTCGGGCAAGTGACTCCAACCCCAGACTACGGTAGCGGCAATGGCAGCAACAACGCAGCAGCTGGAAACTGGAATGGGATTCAAGCGTGGGGTGATTTGCATCAATGTAATGGTTTGC